Sequence from the Priestia megaterium genome:
GATACGGAGAAGATACAAAAATGACAGATTTGCTAATCGCACTTTCTGCCAAAATACAGCTTGGAGAAGATTACGTCGATGAGTTTGGGCAAGTAATTGATCGCTATCGTGAAATCGTTGTGGACTTGTCTATGCCAGAAACGATTATTACTGACATTATTACGAATTTACAATCACTTATTGATTTACATAAAAACGATCCATTTCGCTTATTAGACTGTCTAAAAGCAAGTGGAGAAGATAATAACGCAAAGGTAATGGCTGCTTATTTAAACCATTTAGGGTTTGAAGCTCATTATGTAAATCCAAAAGAAGCAGGTATTTTTGTTTCTGATGAACCCGGAAGAGCAAGAGTGCTTCCACTGTCTTATGAAAAACTACCGCAGCTAAGAGAGCGTTCGGGCATTTTGATAATTCCAGGATTCTTTGGCTACTCTGAAGAAGGGAACATGGTTACGTTCTCGCGCGGTGGGTCAGATATCACAGGCTCAATTGTAGCAGCGGGAGTAAAAGCTGATTTGTATGAAAACTTTACCGACGTAGATGCTATTTATAGCGTAGATCCAAGACTTGTGGAAAAGCCTCATGAAATGAAAGAAGTAACATATAGAGAAATGCGTGAACTATCCTATGCAGGTTTTTCTGTCTTCCATGATGAAGCACTAGAGCCGGTTTATAAACTAGGCATTCCTGTATGTGTAAAGAATACAAATAATCCTGAAGCAAAGGGTACATTTATTGTAGCTGAGCGTCCTCACGGAGATACGCCGGTAGTTGGAATCGCTGGGGACAAAGGTTTTTGCAACATCCACGTGAGCAAATACTTATTAAACCGTGAAATTGGTTTTGGCAGAAGATTGCTTGAAATTTTAGAGGATGAAGGTATTTCATACGAACATACCCCTTCAGGAATTGATAATATCTCTGTCATCATGCGCGAGCATCAGCTTACGCCAGATGTGGAAAAGCGTGTATTTGCTCGAATTGAAAAAGAACTTGAAGTAGATGAAATCTTTATTGAGCGTGATCTTGCTATGGTTATGGTAGTAGGAGAAGGAATGAATAGCACAGTAGGAATTGCTGCAAAAGCTACAGAAGCTTTTGCTCGTGCTGAAGTGAATCTTGAAATGATCAACCAAGGTTCTTCTGAGGTGAGCATGATGTTTGGTGTGAAAGCAGACGCTTTAGACCGTGCTGTTCAAGCTCTTTACAATACGTATTTTAACAGCATGTACAGTATTTCTTATTCTAATGTAAAATGAACAAGACGAAAAACCCCGCTTTCTTTTTAGAGAGCGGGGTTTTCTAGTGAAGGCGTATAAAAATCGAATTTGTGGACATAAAGGGAAGGAAGAGTGAAGTCAAAGGAGGAAATGCAGTGAAGAAACGACCCTTTTTCATATTCTTTTCCCTTATAGGTATTAGCGTACTTTCAGCATGCCACAATGATGATGCAGCACCGGCAAAAGAAGCTCAAAATAAACAAGGCGTGACGAATGGCGGAACGCCGATGAGCTATGATAATCAAAGTGAAAACACATCTTTTAACTTTTCAAAATTTGATTTAGAAGTAGACTATAAGGGGCTTAACAATGATTATGAAGCTGACTATGAAAATGAAAATGATGAGATAGAAGCCAAAGTGGATGATAATATTAACGATGAGCACTTGAGTGGAGACAAAGCTTTTAATAAATTATCTTCAAAATTTAAAAAGTTAAATTTTGACCAGCGCACGCCCGATGAAGATGTAAAAAAGGAAGTAATCGATGCGTTTGGTCTGAAAAAAGATTTTCAGTCGTTTGAATTAGAAGTTCGTTTTTCAAACGGAACGGAAAAAGAATACAATTTTAAACAAAAGTAAGACGTTAAAGCAAAGTATTTTAGTTGAAGGAAAATCCGAACGATGAATCGAGGTTCTTCATTAAGAATCCAACTCGTTCGGATTTTTTCATTGGTAGGGTGAACGTAGGTTTCATGTGTTTAGTTGCTTCTAGCGGTTGATTGGAGCGCAAGCGACGAGGAGGCTCACCGGCCGCCCGCGGAAAGCAAAGCCTTGCACGGAAATCAACCGCGGTGTAACAAGCAGTCTAGCTCTTTAATCCCCTTTGTTCGTTTTCAGATTGGATTGATATAGTTATGTCTTAATCTTATTTTTGATGTCTAAAAAAAGGAAAATAGTGAAAGGATGGTGATAAATAAGCAAAAGGAGGAATCACGGATGCAAAAGTGGATAATGAACGGATGTGTAGTCTTTGTTCTGTTATTGTTAGGAGCATGCAGCATGGTAAAAGAGCAAAATAACGCTCATGAAAACCACCTGAAAACAGAGGAAGCGAAAGAAACAAGCGAAGTATCGGTAGAACCTGTTAAAGTGGATTTAACGAATACATCAGGCAAAAAAGTAGGAGAGGCTACCCTGTCAGAAGCAAAGAACGGAGTGCAAATTAAATTAACTGCTCAAGGTCTTTCACCGGGAAGACATGGATTTCATATTCATGAAATAGGAAAATGTGAGGTGCCGGATTTTAAAACAGCGGGTGCCCATTTTAATCCTTTTAAACGTGAACACGGTTTTAAAAATACAAAAGGCCCGCATGCAGGTGATTTGCCCAATCTAGAAGTTGCTCCAAATGGCAAAGTAGATACAGAAATTTTTGCTTCTCTTGTCACGCTGCAAGAAGGAAAGCCGAATTCTCTTTTGGATATGGATGGGTCGGCATTAGTGATACATGATAAAGTCGACGATTACACAACGGATCCTTCAGGAAACTCAGGAGATCGGATTGTTTGTGGAGTGATTACAAAATAATCCAAAAAGCTGTGAGATCATTCACGGCTTTTTTATTTCAGTAACGAGCCGCTTCTAAATTGCGGTCAGCTTCTTTTTTTTGCACAATAGAAGAAAGAGCTAAAGAAGGTGAAAACATGCATAAGCAAGTTGTCGTAATAGGCGGAGGAATAGGTGGGTTAACAGCGGGAGCGCTTTTAGCTAAACATGACTATGAAGTGACGGTTTTAGAAGCTTCTC
This genomic interval carries:
- a CDS encoding superoxide dismutase family protein, whose amino-acid sequence is MQKWIMNGCVVFVLLLLGACSMVKEQNNAHENHLKTEEAKETSEVSVEPVKVDLTNTSGKKVGEATLSEAKNGVQIKLTAQGLSPGRHGFHIHEIGKCEVPDFKTAGAHFNPFKREHGFKNTKGPHAGDLPNLEVAPNGKVDTEIFASLVTLQEGKPNSLLDMDGSALVIHDKVDDYTTDPSGNSGDRIVCGVITK
- a CDS encoding aspartate kinase, with amino-acid sequence MKVAKFGGSSVASAEKFKQVAHIVTSDKERKLVVVSAPGKRYGEDTKMTDLLIALSAKIQLGEDYVDEFGQVIDRYREIVVDLSMPETIITDIITNLQSLIDLHKNDPFRLLDCLKASGEDNNAKVMAAYLNHLGFEAHYVNPKEAGIFVSDEPGRARVLPLSYEKLPQLRERSGILIIPGFFGYSEEGNMVTFSRGGSDITGSIVAAGVKADLYENFTDVDAIYSVDPRLVEKPHEMKEVTYREMRELSYAGFSVFHDEALEPVYKLGIPVCVKNTNNPEAKGTFIVAERPHGDTPVVGIAGDKGFCNIHVSKYLLNREIGFGRRLLEILEDEGISYEHTPSGIDNISVIMREHQLTPDVEKRVFARIEKELEVDEIFIERDLAMVMVVGEGMNSTVGIAAKATEAFARAEVNLEMINQGSSEVSMMFGVKADALDRAVQALYNTYFNSMYSISYSNVK
- a CDS encoding YusW family protein — encoded protein: MKKRPFFIFFSLIGISVLSACHNDDAAPAKEAQNKQGVTNGGTPMSYDNQSENTSFNFSKFDLEVDYKGLNNDYEADYENENDEIEAKVDDNINDEHLSGDKAFNKLSSKFKKLNFDQRTPDEDVKKEVIDAFGLKKDFQSFELEVRFSNGTEKEYNFKQK